In Nicotiana tabacum cultivar K326 chromosome 21, ASM71507v2, whole genome shotgun sequence, one DNA window encodes the following:
- the LOC142175172 gene encoding uncharacterized protein LOC142175172 — MGFIICNGKDMDAPWLVRGDFNVIWDEEEKFGGLLVSLNEIDDFRHCINTCNLFDLGFKGSIFTWWNGRVEEDCIFKRLDRCLANVEFQQKFPGIEVQHLSKTGSDHSPIFLKCDIETPPIKKHFNFLNFWVEHATFKDVVKENWSADFSANPFILFNHKLKKLKKALSLWSKATFGDIFQKIASMEEVVMVHEVEFEANPTGMNRERLHKVQAELIKCLALEEKYWQQKTGMTWFKEGDRNTKFFHAQIEEEQQIAEEAIKFYEEQFTEEATPSSFDIVEHVPNLINTEQNAELIKQPAKEEVKMAVLGLKGDSTGGQMVISRVVHERLVKFLPSLISEEQAGFVKGRNIVENILLTQEIVTDIRLRSKAGPNVILKLDITKAYNRISWLFLTKVLRKMGFPERLIGIVFGLVSNNWYSILINGQAHGFFKSSRGIKQGDPVSPTLFILAAEALSRGLNALHTNLYFCGFGMPKWSPKINHLVYADDMIIFSSSDETSLMLIMQVLKAYENASGQLVNKTKSVVYLHHLTDMEVVSKFFGSSTVGGTSRHWASWNTLCMPIEQGGIGFRSLHDVVKALFSLGALYFLVPHDFGIDENVHNVNDVTLDDLAVHIMEKIKPPSPTQVLDRPCWMLETRRYFSVKSAWQYTRRRDEPRTAYRMIWVTGLPFKISFFKWKVWKAKLPLDDFLKRIGYCMPSKCWCCVQPDKESFQHLFFRSETAKTTWKYFLSRAGIDVEGLTMHQAITKMLDCKCVLKAKTNNASTPLMHSLRTLEKKK, encoded by the exons ATGGGATTCATTATATGCAATGGCAAGGATATGGATGCACCATGGCTTGTAAGAGGTGATTTCAATGTAATATGGGACGAAGAAGAAAAATTTGGTGGGTTACTTGTGTCATTgaatgaaattgatgattttcgaCACTGCATCAACACTTGCAACCTATTCGACCTTGGATTTAAAGGTAGCATAttcacatggtggaatgggagagTAGAGGAAGACTGTATATTCAAAAGACTAGATAGATGTTTGGCCAATGTTGAGTTCCAACAAAAATTTCCAGGAATAGAGGTGCAACATTTGTCAAAGACTGGCTCTGATCATAGTCCAATATTTTTGAAGTGTGATATTGAGACTCCACCTATAAAAAAACATTTTAATTTCTTGAATTTTTGGGTGGAACATGCAACTTTTAAAGATGTGGTGAAAGAGAATTGGTCTGCTGATTTCAGTGCAAAtccttttattctttttaatcacaagttaaaaaaattaaagaaggccCTTTCATTGTGGAGTAAGGCTACATTTGGAGATATTTTCCAAAAGATAGCAAGTATGGAAGAGGTAGTGATGGTTCATGAAGTAGAATTTGAAGCAAATCCTACAGGAATGAATAGGGAAAGACTACATAAGGTTCAGGCAGAATTGATCAAATGTCTTGCACTAGAGGAGAAATATTGGCAACAAAAGACAGGCATGACTTGGTTCAAGGAAGGGGATAGGAACACTAAGTTCTTCCATGCACAA ATTGAAGAAGAACAACAAATTGCAGAAGAGGCTATCAAATTCTACGAGGAACAGTTCACAGAAGAAGCTACTCCTTCATCATTTGATATCGTAGAGCATGTTCCTAATCTGATTAACACTGAGCAAAATGCAGAATTGATTAAGCAACCAGCAAAAGAGGAGGTTAAAATGGCAGTACTTGGACTTAAGGGTGATAGTACTGGGGGTCAGATG GTTATATCAAGGGTGGTTCATGAAAGGCTAGTGAAATTTCTCCCAAGTCTGATTTCGGAGGAACAAGCAGGTTTTGTTAAGGGAAGGAATATAGTAGAAAACATCCTTTTAACTCAGGAGATAGTGACTGACATTAGGCTTAGATCTAAGGCTGGACCTAATGTCATCCTGAAGCTAGATATAACCAAAGCTTATAATAGAATATCTTGGCTATTCCTAACCAAGGTACTAAGAAAGATGGGATTCCCAGAAAGGTTGATAGGGATTGTCTTTGGATTAGTTTCAAACAACTGGTATTCTATTCTAATAAATGGTCAAGCTCATGGGTTCTTTAAGTCCTCAAGGGGAATAAAACAAGGTGATCCTGTATCTCCAACTTTGTTTATATTGGcagcagaagcattatctaggGGTCTCAATGCACTACACACTAACCTATATTTTTGTGGATTTGGGATGCCAAAGTGGAGTCCAAAGATCAATCATTTGGTGTATGCAGATGACATGATTATCTTCTCATCCTCAGATGAAACAtctctgatgctgattatgcaagtGCTGAAGGCATATGAAAATGCATCAGGGCAGCTTGTTAACAAGACCAAATCAGTTGTGTACCTGCATCATTTAACAGACATGGAAGTGGTCAGCAAG TTTTTTGGGAGCAGCACTGTAGGAGGAACTAGTAGGCATTGGGCTTCATGGAATACCTTATGCATGCCAATTGAGCAAGGGGGAATAGGTTTTAGGTCACTGCATGATGTAGTAAAGGCATTATTCA GTCTTGGGGCACTATATTTTTTAGTTCCTCatgactttggcattgatgaaAATGTACATAATGTAAATGATGTTACCTTAGATG acttagcagtacACATTATGGAGAAAATCAAACCACCTTCACCGACGCAGGTTCTTGACAGGCCTTGTTGGATGCTGGAAACAAGAAGATATTTCAGTGTTAAGTCAGCATGGCAGTATACGAGAAGAAGAGACGAACCAAGAACAGCTTATAGAATGATTTGGGTAACGGGACTgccttttaaaatatcatttttcaagTGGAAAGTGTGGAAAGCAAAGCTACCTTTAGATGATTTCTTGAAAAGGATAGGCTACTGCATGCCATCAAAATGTTGGTGTTGTGTACAGCCTGACAAGGAATCTTTTCAGCACTTGTTTTTTAGATCAGAAACTGCAAAGACAACTTGGAAGTATTTTCTATCGAGGGCAGGAATAGATGTGGAGGGACTTACAATGCACCAAGCAATCACAAAAATGTTGGACTGCAAATGTGTGCTTAAGGCTAAAACCAATAATGCAAGCACTCCCCTCATGCATAGTCTGAGAActttggaaaagaagaaatag
- the LOC107775196 gene encoding peroxidase 51-like has protein sequence MGGLHILIAVLLISCVSIFLPELASAQLRTNYYAKTCPNVESIVRNVVNQKIQQTIITVPAVLRLFFHDCFVEGCDSSVIIASTPGNTAEKDHPDNLSLAGDGFDTVVKAKAAIDANPICKNRVSCADILAIATRDVIELSGGPRYQVELGRLDGFTSKASNVEGNLPKPTFNLDQLNSMFASHGLDQTDMIALSAAHTLGASHCNKFSNRIYNFSPKNPVDPTLSKTFAAQLQQMCPKNVDPQIVINLDPITPNTFDNVYFQNLQKGMGLFTSDQVLFTDKRSKGTVDLWASNSKVFQTAFVNAMTKLGRVGVKSGKNGNIRRDCGAFN, from the exons ATGGGTGGTTTACATATACTTATAGCAGTTTTGTTAATTTCTTGTGTTAGTATATTCTTGCCAGAGTTGGCTTCTGCTCAACTCAGGACCAACTATTACGCAAAAACATGTCCTAATGTTGAAAGTATTGTTCGCAATGTCGTTAATCAGAAAATCCAACAAACAATTATCACAGTCCCTGCAGTTCTACGTCTCTTCTTCCATGACTGCTTTGTTGAG GGGTGTGATAGTTCTGTGATAATAGCATCTACACCAGGGAACACAGCAGAAAAGGATCACCCAGACAATCTTTCATTGGCTGGAGATGGATTTGACACTGTGGTCAAAGCCAAAGCGGCCATTGACGCAAACCCAATTTGTAAAAATAGAGTCTCTTGTGCTGACATTCTCGCTATAGCCACTCGCGACGTCATTGAGCTC TCTGGTGGACCAAGGTACCAAGTGGAATTGGGAAGGCTAGATGGTTTCACATCAAAAGCTTCAAATGTGGAAGGCAACCTGCCAAAGCCAACTTTCAATTTGGATCAACTCAACTCTATGTTTGCTTCTCATGGTCTAGATCAGACTGACATGATCGCCCTCTCTG CGGCCCATACTCTTGGAGCTTCTCACTGCAACAAGTTTTCGAATCGGATTTACAACTTTAGCCCTAAAAATCCAGTGGACCCAACCCTAAGCAAGACATTTGCAGCCCAATTACAGCAAATGTGTCCCAAGAATGTAGACCCACAGATAGTCATCAACCTGGACCCAATCACACCCAATACCTTTGACAATGTTTACTTCCAAAACCTACAAAAGGGAATGGGCTTATTCACCTCAGACCAAGTGTTATTCACAGACAAAAGATCCAAAGGAACTGTTGATTTGTGGGCCAGTAATTCCAAAGTTTTCCAAACAGCATTTGTGAATGCGATGACTAAGTTGGGCCGAGTTGGTGTCAAAAGTGGCAAGAATGGGAATATTCGTAGAGACTGTGGAGCATTTAattaa